The Sinorhizobium alkalisoli genomic interval CCCCTGTTCCATCGAGGTCGAGGCAAGGCTTGGAAAGCCGACGACGTCACCCGCGGCAAAGATATTCGGCACGGCCGTTTCGAAGGTTTCGGGATTGACCTTGAGGCGTCCCCGGCTGTCGGCCTCGAGGCCCGCGGCCGGAAGATTGAGCGCATCGGTCGCGCCCATCCGCCCGGCGGCAAACAGAACCATGTCGGTTGTGATCCTGCGGCCGTTGTCGAGCGTAAGCGCAACCTTGCCGCTATCGAGCCGCTCGACCTTTTCGGCCTTCTGCCCGAGGCAGAGCTTCATGCTGCGATCGCGAAGCTGATAGGTGAAATCCTCGACGATCTCCTTGTCGATGAAATCGAGCATCGTGCTCTTGGGATCGACCACCGTGACCTGCGTATCGAGGGCGCTGAAGATGGTTGCATATTCGATGCCGATCACCCCCGCGCCGATCACGACGAGTGATCGCGGCAATTCCTTGATCTCAAGCAGCTCGTCGCTATCGACGACGGTCTTGCCGTCGAAGGGCATATAGTCGGGGCGAAAGGGTTTCGTGCCGACGGCAAGCAGAATGCTGGCGCCGGTGACGAGGAGGTTTTCCCCGTCGTCCTTGGTGATTTCGAGCGTCGACGGGGCGACGAAGCTCGCCCTTCCGCGAATGTGCTGGACGCGGTTGCGAGCAAACTGATGCTCCAGCACCTCGACCTCGTGATTGAGCGTGATGATGAGGCGGCGGCGCAGGTCCTCGGCGCTGATTTCCTGCTTCACCCGATAGGAGCGGCCGTAAAAGCCCCGCTCGCGCCAGCCGGAGAGATTGAGCGCGGTTTCCCGCAATGTCTTGGAGGGGATCGTCCCGGTGTGGACGGAGACGCCGCCGACGCGCTTGCCTTGCTCGACGACGAGTACCTTCTTGCCGAGCTTGGCAGCCTGAATGGCGCCTCTGCGACCGGCCGGTCCGCTGCCGACGACGATGAGATCGAATTGGGTCATGAACGCTTCCCCTAGAGCCTTATGTAGTCGGGTGAACCACCTGACGTCGCGCAAATGCGGCAAACCAACGGCCAGAGCGGTGGCGCGAACGCATGTGAGCGCATCCCGCTCCTATCGCATTTCTCCTTAAATCACCGTTGATTTAAGGACATACAGCGACTCAGCGACCTTTGCGCATCTGATAAGAGGCGCGGCGCGGGCAGCGCCAGAGAATCGTCTGTGCGATGCGGCACTTTTCGCGCGGGCACAGCTATAGCGTCAATCCACGTTCGGCTGATGTTGAATGCCGTAATCATCTGTTCTGGATGCGTCCCATCCGAAATGCGATTATGCTGCACGGGGGGAAGCGGGAGACCTGTCAGCATGGCGCTCGAGTGGACGAAAGGTGGCGATGCCGCGGCGGGGCGCGGCCCTGCCGTTGTCGACGGGCAGGCGGATGCGGCGAGCCATCGACCAGGCGTGATCGCGGCAGCCGTCTATCGGCATGGGCACCGGCTGCGCGAAATCCGGATCGAAGAGGCCGGAGAGTGGCGCAATCGCGAGGGCGTGGTGATCTGGATCGGCCTGCACGAGCCGGACGAGGGACTTCTGAGGCAGGTGCAATCGGAATTCGACCTCAACGACCTCGCCATCGAAGACGCCGGCAAAGCCCATCAGCGTCCCAAGCTCGAAATTTACGGCGACGCGATCTTCGTCGTG includes:
- the sthA gene encoding Si-specific NAD(P)(+) transhydrogenase, with the protein product MTQFDLIVVGSGPAGRRGAIQAAKLGKKVLVVEQGKRVGGVSVHTGTIPSKTLRETALNLSGWRERGFYGRSYRVKQEISAEDLRRRLIITLNHEVEVLEHQFARNRVQHIRGRASFVAPSTLEITKDDGENLLVTGASILLAVGTKPFRPDYMPFDGKTVVDSDELLEIKELPRSLVVIGAGVIGIEYATIFSALDTQVTVVDPKSTMLDFIDKEIVEDFTYQLRDRSMKLCLGQKAEKVERLDSGKVALTLDNGRRITTDMVLFAAGRMGATDALNLPAAGLEADSRGRLKVNPETFETAVPNIFAAGDVVGFPSLASTSMEQGRVAARVAVGAIAKEPQKYFPYGIYAVPEISTCGLSEEEVKERGIPYECGIARFRETSRGHIMGLDAGLLKMIFSLKTRRLLGVHIIGEGATELVHIGQAVLNLKGTVEYFVENTFNYPTLAEAYKIAGLDAWNRMGEIKVG